Proteins from a single region of Cytophagaceae bacterium:
- a CDS encoding helix-turn-helix domain-containing protein has product MSKHQKTWSSDEKEKIVLHSIQHGVSKTSREFGVSTVSIYSWKEKFEQLGKNGLQSGAMTDSERELKLLRRENEALKRIVAEKELAIQIKDSLLKKSQSIKK; this is encoded by the coding sequence ATGTCAAAACATCAAAAAACATGGTCATCAGATGAGAAGGAGAAAATAGTTCTTCATTCTATCCAGCATGGCGTTAGTAAAACATCAAGGGAGTTTGGGGTTTCTACAGTGAGTATTTACAGTTGGAAAGAGAAGTTTGAGCAACTGGGTAAAAATGGTTTGCAATCAGGAGCAATGACCGACTCTGAGCGAGAACTTAAATTATTGCGTCGTGAAAACGAAGCTCTGAAAAGGATTGTGGCCGAGAAAGAATTAGCCATTCAGATTAAAGATTCCCTTTTAAAAAAAAGCCAGTCAATAAAGAAATGA